The following are encoded together in the Bradyrhizobium genosp. L genome:
- a CDS encoding acyl-CoA dehydrogenase family protein, whose product MANPFYSSEHEAFREVMRRFVAKEIEPYAHQWDEAGEFPRELYAKASEIGLLGLGFPEEYGGIAADQFMKIVASQELARAGCGGVSASLMSHTIGSPPIARAARPEVKARVLPEVLAGRKISALAITEPGGGSDVANLRTKARRDGDHYVVSGEKTFITSGVRADYLTVAVRTGGEGASGVSLLLIEGDTPGLSRTKLKKMGWWASDTATLHFDECRVPAENLIGEEGQGFKIIMQNFNSERMGMAASCTAYARVCLDEAIGYAKERKTFGKPIAQHQVIRHKIVDMAQKVAASQAMLEMLAWRLGQGESPVAEICMMKNQATQTMAHCASEAVQIFGGAGFMRGIKVERIYREVKVNAIGGGTEEIMKDLASRQMGL is encoded by the coding sequence ATGGCGAACCCGTTCTACAGCAGCGAGCATGAGGCCTTTCGCGAGGTGATGCGCCGCTTTGTCGCCAAGGAGATCGAGCCCTACGCCCATCAATGGGACGAGGCCGGCGAGTTTCCGCGCGAGCTCTATGCGAAGGCTTCCGAGATCGGGCTGCTCGGCCTCGGCTTCCCGGAAGAGTATGGCGGGATCGCCGCCGACCAGTTCATGAAGATCGTGGCCTCGCAGGAGCTGGCGCGCGCAGGCTGCGGCGGCGTCAGCGCCAGCCTGATGAGCCACACCATCGGCTCGCCGCCGATCGCGCGCGCGGCGCGGCCGGAGGTCAAGGCGCGGGTGCTGCCGGAGGTGCTTGCGGGCCGAAAAATCTCCGCGCTTGCGATCACCGAGCCGGGCGGTGGCTCCGATGTCGCTAATCTGCGCACCAAGGCGCGGCGCGACGGCGATCATTACGTCGTCAGCGGCGAGAAGACTTTCATCACGTCCGGCGTGCGCGCCGACTACCTGACGGTCGCGGTGCGCACCGGCGGCGAGGGCGCGTCGGGCGTCAGCCTGCTGCTGATCGAGGGCGATACGCCGGGCCTGTCCCGCACCAAGCTGAAGAAGATGGGCTGGTGGGCGTCAGACACCGCGACCCTGCATTTCGACGAATGCCGCGTGCCCGCCGAGAACCTGATCGGCGAGGAGGGGCAGGGCTTCAAGATCATCATGCAGAATTTCAACAGCGAGCGGATGGGCATGGCGGCGAGCTGCACCGCCTATGCCCGCGTCTGCCTCGACGAGGCAATCGGCTATGCCAAGGAGCGCAAGACCTTCGGCAAGCCGATCGCGCAGCATCAGGTCATCAGGCACAAGATCGTCGACATGGCGCAGAAGGTCGCGGCGTCGCAGGCGATGCTGGAAATGCTGGCGTGGCGGCTCGGTCAGGGCGAAAGCCCGGTCGCCGAGATCTGCATGATGAAGAACCAGGCCACCCAGACCATGGCGCATTGCGCCTCCGAGGCGGTGCAGATCTTCGGCGGCGCCGGCTTCATGCGCGGCATCAAGGTCGAGCGCATCTACCGCGAGGTCAAGGTCAACGCCATCGGCGGCGGCACCGAGGAGATCATGAAAGACCTCGCGTCGCGGCAGATGGGGCTGTGA
- a CDS encoding acyl-CoA synthetase has product MPVRYYDWIAHHRRRTPDKVALVDLASGRRFTYAELDARVSKLATYLRDQLKVGGSDRVAVLALNTTDTLEIQFACFRIGAVFLPLNTRLTVPELHYITGDASPRVMIHDDDLAETALAVAKLCNVTSSVRLGPGGSYEAGIAAATPLARFEEVMLDDISTIMYTSGTTGQPKGAIITHGMTFWNCVNLGGPAYISPSSVLLTVLPLFHTGGLNCYTNPVLHAGGTALIMRAFDPGEAMRLISDPAQGINVFFGVPSIYQFMAQHPAFASADFSRLIIGGVGGAPMPVPLLKTWEARGVALQQGYGMTETSPAVMVLDRDDAARKAGSSGKPVLHTEVRIVRPDGSDAAVGELGELWVKGPNITPGYWNRPDANAASFTDGWLHTGDATRIDEDGFYYIVDRWKDMYISGGENVYPAEVESVLHQLTAVAEAAVIGIPDTQWGEIGMAIIAVKPDHSLTAAEINAHCQANLARFKCPRLIEFVEALPRNATGKIHKPTLRQRFSQPKPTDTAA; this is encoded by the coding sequence TTGCCGGTTCGTTACTACGACTGGATCGCGCATCATCGCCGGCGCACGCCGGACAAGGTCGCGCTCGTCGATCTCGCGAGCGGACGCCGCTTCACTTACGCGGAGCTCGACGCCCGCGTGTCGAAGCTGGCGACCTACCTGCGCGACCAGCTCAAGGTCGGCGGCAGCGACCGTGTCGCGGTGCTGGCGCTGAACACGACGGATACGCTGGAAATACAGTTCGCCTGCTTCCGGATCGGCGCGGTGTTCCTGCCGCTCAACACCCGCCTCACCGTTCCCGAGCTGCACTACATCACGGGCGACGCCTCGCCCAGGGTGATGATCCATGACGATGATCTCGCCGAGACGGCGCTGGCAGTGGCAAAGCTCTGCAATGTGACGTCCTCGGTCAGGCTCGGCCCCGGCGGCTCCTATGAGGCCGGCATCGCCGCGGCGACGCCGCTGGCGCGGTTCGAGGAGGTGATGCTCGATGACATCTCGACCATCATGTACACCTCGGGGACGACCGGCCAGCCGAAGGGCGCGATCATCACCCATGGCATGACGTTCTGGAATTGCGTCAATCTCGGCGGTCCCGCCTATATCTCGCCGTCGTCGGTGCTGCTGACGGTGCTGCCGCTGTTCCACACCGGCGGGCTGAATTGCTACACCAACCCGGTGCTGCATGCCGGCGGCACCGCGCTGATCATGCGCGCCTTCGATCCGGGCGAGGCGATGCGGCTGATCAGCGATCCCGCGCAGGGCATCAACGTGTTCTTCGGTGTGCCCTCGATCTACCAGTTCATGGCGCAGCATCCGGCGTTCGCGAGTGCCGATTTCAGCCGCCTGATCATCGGCGGGGTCGGCGGCGCGCCGATGCCGGTGCCGCTGCTCAAGACCTGGGAAGCGCGCGGCGTGGCGTTGCAGCAGGGCTATGGCATGACCGAGACATCGCCCGCGGTGATGGTGCTCGATCGCGACGACGCCGCGCGCAAGGCCGGCTCGTCCGGCAAGCCGGTGCTGCACACAGAGGTGCGGATCGTGCGGCCCGACGGCAGCGATGCCGCGGTCGGCGAGCTCGGCGAACTCTGGGTCAAGGGACCGAACATCACGCCGGGCTACTGGAACAGGCCGGATGCCAACGCCGCCTCCTTCACCGACGGCTGGCTGCACACCGGCGATGCCACGCGGATCGACGAGGACGGCTTCTACTACATCGTCGATCGCTGGAAGGACATGTACATCTCCGGCGGCGAGAACGTCTATCCCGCCGAGGTCGAGAGCGTGCTGCACCAATTGACGGCCGTGGCCGAAGCCGCCGTGATCGGCATCCCCGACACGCAATGGGGCGAGATCGGCATGGCCATCATCGCCGTCAAGCCCGACCATTCGCTAACCGCGGCCGAGATCAATGCCCATTGCCAGGCCAATCTGGCCCGGTTCAAATGCCCGCGTTTGATCGAATTTGTCGAGGCCCTGCCGCGCAATGCGACAGGCAAAATTCATAAGCCGACGCTCCGGCAGCGGTTCAGCCAGCCGAAGCCGACCGATACCGCGGCGTGA
- a CDS encoding ABC transporter substrate-binding protein — protein MKTTKLSLLAAATTLCLLSTQAAFAQKKYDTGASDTEIKIGNVEAYSGPASAYGVIGKTEEAYFKMINEQGGINGRKINWISYDDGYSPPKTVEQIRKLIESDEVFLVFNALGTPTQTAVQKYQNAKKVPQLFLATGASKWNDPKEFPWTMGFQPSYRVEARIFGKYILKAKPDAKVAIFYANDDFGKDYLVGLKEVLDKSSAKIVAEESYETTEPSIDSHIVKLKDTGADVFVNISTPKFAAQAIKKIHELGWNPMQVMTDVSLSIGAVMKPAGLDASEGVLSAGYLKDASDQQWKNDEGMKKFMAFIDKYMPGANISDANLVYGYAAAQTMVQVLKQCGDNLTRENVMKQAASLKDFAPDTLLPGIKINTGPTDFAPIEQLQMWRFKSGQWERFGDILSAEVGG, from the coding sequence ATGAAAACCACAAAATTGTCGCTGCTGGCCGCCGCCACGACGCTCTGCCTGCTCTCCACCCAGGCCGCCTTTGCGCAAAAGAAATACGACACCGGCGCCTCCGACACCGAGATCAAGATCGGCAATGTCGAGGCCTATAGCGGCCCCGCCTCCGCCTATGGCGTCATCGGCAAGACCGAGGAAGCCTATTTCAAGATGATCAACGAGCAGGGCGGCATCAACGGCCGCAAGATCAACTGGATTTCCTATGACGACGGCTACTCGCCGCCGAAGACCGTGGAGCAGATCCGCAAGCTGATCGAAAGCGACGAGGTGTTCCTGGTGTTCAACGCGCTGGGCACGCCGACCCAGACCGCGGTGCAGAAGTATCAGAACGCCAAGAAGGTGCCGCAGCTGTTCCTCGCCACCGGCGCCAGCAAGTGGAACGACCCGAAGGAATTCCCGTGGACCATGGGCTTCCAGCCGAGCTACCGCGTCGAGGCGCGGATCTTTGGCAAGTACATCCTCAAGGCCAAGCCCGACGCCAAGGTCGCGATCTTCTATGCCAATGACGATTTCGGCAAGGACTACCTGGTCGGACTGAAAGAGGTACTCGACAAATCGTCCGCCAAGATCGTCGCGGAAGAGAGCTACGAGACCACCGAACCGTCGATCGATTCCCACATCGTCAAGCTGAAGGACACCGGCGCCGACGTGTTCGTCAACATTTCGACGCCGAAATTCGCGGCGCAGGCGATCAAGAAGATCCACGAACTCGGCTGGAATCCGATGCAGGTGATGACCGACGTCTCGCTCTCGATCGGCGCGGTGATGAAGCCGGCCGGCCTCGACGCCAGCGAAGGCGTGCTGTCGGCCGGATATCTCAAGGACGCCTCCGACCAGCAGTGGAAGAATGACGAAGGCATGAAGAAGTTCATGGCCTTCATCGACAAATACATGCCGGGCGCCAATATCTCCGACGCCAACCTGGTCTATGGCTACGCCGCGGCGCAGACCATGGTGCAGGTGCTCAAGCAGTGCGGCGACAACCTCACCCGCGAGAACGTGATGAAGCAGGCCGCCAGCCTGAAGGACTTCGCACCCGACACGCTGCTTCCCGGCATCAAGATCAACACCGGTCCGACCGATTTCGCTCCGATCGAGCAGCTCCAGATGTGGCGGTTCAAGAGCGGCCAGTGGGAGCGGTTCGGCGATATCCTCAGCGCGGAAGTCGGCGGCTAA
- a CDS encoding DUF1614 domain-containing protein: MHSHVHYLPMTPGFFSILVLAAVALVILIQLRILRYAYMRLGIGPGAALLLLFGSLIGSYFNIPLTVLPGPPVQSGQIIDFFGMRYVVPFVQSPSTILAVNVGGAVIPAMMSAYLMLRYQLWLRAAIATIVIAAIVHASATPVRGMGIAVPVFVPVIITAILALLLSRAYAAPLAYIGGSMGTLLGADLLNLDKIGSLGAPIASIGGAGTFDGIFLTGILAVLIAGIAAPAQPSRAA, translated from the coding sequence ATGCATTCCCACGTTCATTACCTGCCGATGACGCCGGGATTCTTCTCGATCCTGGTGCTGGCGGCCGTGGCGCTGGTGATCCTGATCCAGCTTCGCATCCTGCGCTACGCCTATATGCGGCTCGGCATCGGTCCCGGGGCTGCATTGCTGCTGCTGTTCGGCTCGCTGATCGGCAGCTATTTCAACATTCCGCTCACGGTGCTGCCGGGACCACCGGTGCAATCCGGGCAGATCATCGACTTCTTCGGCATGCGCTATGTCGTGCCGTTCGTGCAGTCGCCGAGCACGATCCTCGCCGTCAATGTCGGTGGCGCGGTGATACCCGCCATGATGTCCGCCTATCTCATGCTGCGCTACCAGCTGTGGCTCAGGGCCGCGATCGCCACGATCGTGATCGCGGCCATCGTGCATGCCAGCGCGACGCCGGTGCGGGGCATGGGCATTGCCGTTCCGGTGTTCGTGCCCGTGATCATCACCGCGATCCTGGCGCTGCTGCTGTCGCGCGCATACGCAGCACCTCTGGCCTATATCGGCGGTTCGATGGGGACGCTGCTCGGCGCCGATCTGCTCAACCTCGACAAGATCGGCAGCCTCGGCGCGCCGATCGCCTCGATCGGCGGCGCAGGCACGTTCGACGGCATTTTCCTCACCGGCATTCTTGCAGTGCTGATCGCC